In the genome of Amia ocellicauda isolate fAmiCal2 chromosome 3, fAmiCal2.hap1, whole genome shotgun sequence, one region contains:
- the LOC136747102 gene encoding olfactory receptor 52E8-like has translation MTSHTEFFLLGFHGLGEYRKYIFIPFFLISVLSFVGNAALIFTIKTGSSLHSPMYVLICINACVDLTLPIIFVPKMLLSFLFDLSGITLLGCLVQMFFIHFVSSFQSTVLLGMALDRYVAICIPLRYNDYVNISTFFKFSVVVILRNMFFVLLVVVLASPLSFCLSNVIDDCFCQHMALVSLACGNTSKNSIIGLLSVFSITVTDAVLIVISYIKIFSDVFKTHSKSSEKALHTCGTHLIVTGVSFSFTMTSFLAYRFKSSLPPNIHNLISVTYLLLPSTFHPIIYGIRTKAIREQMLNLFQCTRIGPISMKVSSIH, from the coding sequence ATGACATCTCACACAGAGTTTTTTCTACTTGGATTTCATGGACTTGGagaatacagaaaatatattttcattcctTTCTTTCTTATATCGGTATTGTCTTTTGTTGGTAACGCAGCACTGATTTTCACTATTAAAACAGGCAGCAGTTTACACTCTCCCATGTATGTGTTAATATGTATAAACGCATGTGTAGACCTTACTCTGCCAATAATATTTGTCCCAAAAATGTTATTAagctttttatttgatttaagtgGAATAACTCTATTGGGTTGTCTGGTCCAAATGTTTTTTATCCATTTTGTGAGCTCCTTTCAGTCAACTGTTCTGCTAGGGATGGCTCTGGATCGCTATGTTGCCATATGTATCCCACTGCGCTACAATGATTATGTAAATATTTCTACTTTCTTTAAATTCTCTGTTGTAGTTATTttgagaaatatgttttttgttttacttgtagTAGTTCTAGCCAGTCCTCTGTCTTTTTGCTTGTCTAATGTTATTGATGATTGCTTTTGTCAGCACATGGCTCTGGTAAGCTTGGCCTGTGGAAACACCAGCAAGAACAGTATCATTGGGCTGCTTTCAGTGTTTTCTATCACAGTCACCGATGCTGTGCTCATTGTGATTTCATACATAAAAATCTTCTctgatgtttttaaaacacactcAAAATCCAGTGAAAAAGCACTCCACACATGTGGAACTCATTTAATAGTCACAGGTGTGTCTTTCAGCTTTACCATGACTTCATTTCTTGCATACAGATTCAAAAGTTCCCTCCCTCCCAATATTCATAATCTAATCAGCGTAACATACTTACTTTTGCCCAGCACTTTCCACCCGATTATTTATGGAATAAGAACAAAAGCAATTAGAGAGCAGATGCTGAATCTCTTTCAATGCACAAGAATTGGACCCATCTCCATGAAAGTATCCAGTATACATTGA